A stretch of Chlamydiales bacterium DNA encodes these proteins:
- a CDS encoding RNA polymerase sigma factor, with protein sequence MSKANFNHSTIDPQNQQKVEELVALAKEQGYLTYEEINEVLPMSFDSPEQIDQVLIFLSGMDIQVLNQVEVDRQKERKKEAKELEGIVRRAEGTPDDPVRMYLKEMGSVPLLSREEEVEISKRIEKAQIQIERIIMRFRYSTREAISIGTFLIQSKERFDKIIAEKELEDKQEFLKLLPKLGMLLKEEDSVLEGLLSTLLSQNLKKSEIVKVQEDVEKCRIRTQAYLRRFCFRHNIIEDFGEVILRAYDRFLQLEKEIRDLTPRAEKNRFAAAKLMAAKRRLLKRELAAGRSLDDFKKDVRMLQRWMDKSQEAKREMVESNLRLVISIAKKYTNRGLSFLDLIQEGNMGLMKAVEKFEYRRGYKFSTYATWWIRQAVTRAIADQARTIRIPVHMIETINKVLRGAKKLMMETGREPSPEELANELGITAERVREIYKIAQHPISLQAEVGDGGESQFGDFLEDTGVESPAEATGYSILKDKINEVLTSLTDRERTVLIQRFGLLDGKPKTLEEVGVEFNVTRERIRQIEAKALRKMRHPTRSKQLKAFLDLIEAE encoded by the coding sequence ATGAGTAAAGCAAATTTTAATCATTCTACAATCGACCCTCAAAATCAACAAAAAGTTGAAGAGCTTGTAGCCCTTGCCAAAGAGCAAGGCTACTTGACTTACGAGGAAATTAATGAAGTTCTGCCCATGTCCTTTGACTCCCCTGAGCAGATCGATCAAGTACTCATTTTCTTGAGCGGGATGGACATCCAAGTACTCAACCAAGTTGAAGTAGATCGTCAAAAAGAGCGCAAAAAAGAGGCTAAAGAGCTTGAAGGTATTGTAAGAAGGGCTGAGGGCACTCCAGACGATCCTGTTAGGATGTATTTGAAGGAGATGGGATCAGTGCCTCTTCTTTCTCGTGAAGAAGAAGTAGAAATTTCCAAACGTATCGAAAAAGCTCAGATTCAAATCGAACGTATCATTATGCGCTTTCGTTATTCCACAAGAGAAGCTATCTCTATTGGTACATTTTTGATACAAAGCAAAGAGCGCTTTGATAAGATCATTGCAGAAAAAGAACTTGAAGACAAACAAGAATTTTTAAAACTTCTTCCCAAATTAGGAATGCTTTTAAAAGAAGAAGATTCTGTATTGGAAGGGCTTCTTTCTACTCTTTTAAGCCAAAACCTTAAAAAGAGTGAAATTGTAAAAGTACAAGAAGATGTTGAAAAGTGTCGCATCCGTACTCAAGCCTATCTTCGACGGTTTTGCTTTAGGCACAACATTATCGAAGATTTTGGCGAAGTTATTTTAAGAGCCTATGATCGCTTTTTACAGCTTGAAAAAGAAATTCGTGATTTAACTCCAAGAGCTGAGAAAAATCGCTTTGCCGCAGCTAAGCTTATGGCTGCAAAAAGAAGGCTTTTAAAAAGAGAGCTTGCTGCAGGAAGGTCTTTGGATGACTTTAAGAAAGATGTGCGCATGCTTCAACGCTGGATGGACAAGAGCCAAGAAGCAAAAAGAGAGATGGTCGAGTCAAACCTTCGTCTTGTCATATCGATAGCAAAAAAATACACGAACAGAGGGCTTTCATTCTTAGACCTTATCCAAGAGGGTAATATGGGTCTTATGAAGGCTGTAGAGAAGTTTGAGTATAGAAGAGGATATAAGTTTTCTACTTATGCTACGTGGTGGATTCGTCAAGCAGTTACAAGAGCCATTGCTGATCAAGCAAGGACTATTCGCATTCCAGTGCACATGATTGAAACAATTAATAAGGTTTTAAGAGGCGCTAAAAAGCTCATGATGGAGACAGGAAGAGAGCCTTCTCCTGAAGAACTTGCAAATGAGCTTGGTATTACCGCTGAAAGGGTAAGAGAAATTTATAAGATTGCTCAGCATCCGATCTCTCTTCAAGCTGAAGTAGGTGATGGTGGTGAGAGTCAATTTGGCGATTTCTTAGAAGATACTGGTGTTGAATCACCTGCCGAGGCAACTGGCTACTCGATTTTAAAAGATAAGATAAATGAAGTTTTAACATCTCTTACAGATAGAGAGCGCACTGTATTGATTCAAAGGTTTGGATTGCTTGATGGTAAGCCAAAAACTCTTGAAGAAGTAGGTGTTGAGTTTAATGTAACAAGAGAGCGTATTCGTCAAATTGAAGCAAAAGCCCTTCGAAAGATGCGCCATCCTACGCGTTCTAAGCAATTAAAAGCATTTTTAGATTTGATCGAAGCTGAGTAG